AACCGGCTCCAAGCGGCGCTGGGAATACGACGTGCCGGAGATATCCATCATGGGTGTGGAGGACAAACAGATGCCAGAGATGCCAAACCTGGAGTCTGTTTTGGGAAATTCTTTACAAACTGTGAGACCAAATGAAAGTTGCAGTTTAGCCACATGGCCGCTGCGTCCCAGactatatatttttgaaagatTAGTGAAACACAAGTGGCCATGTACAGCCTACAATTTGCTTTAAGGGTTGTGGTAATTAGCCTGCTCAGAGTGGTTCATTGTAATGGAAGTATTCTGGATTCATCTGGAATTTAGCATCACCCTGGTTCCCTCGACGGAGCCAAAGTGATTCTTCAATTGGATTCTGGATtaaagtggaaaacaaaagtttatgaTTCAGCAAGAGAATCTCTAGAAAAGAACACAACGTAAATACAATCGCCAGAAGTAAAAAAAGCTTGAGGATATAAACAAACTGCAGCACGGTCACATGACTGTAATGTCCCCGACAACCTCTGTGGGTTCATTTGGCCCTTCAGAACTGGAAGTGGAACTCATAGACTTTAAACTGCAGCACTTTATAGcaaattacaacaaaaacagcaaattgaTAAAAATCCACaatctgtgttttcattcaaataaaagcGTGATATCAATATTCTGTATTTCACATAATAAGATGAACTTGACCCTCTTTGTTTAATGTTTGCCTGCCTTTTTTACCCGTCTCATCTTTGCCTCCAGACATGTGCAAAAATGCTGAAGAAGAGAACGGAGAATACAAATGTGACCAGGATGACCACTGTCAACAATCTGGAGCTGGACGGACCCACCCTGGAGTTCAGCTTCAGGACGCCTCGCATCAGGATGGACTACGAAGAGCCCAGCACCCCCGAGATGCCGGACCTCAGCTCTGTGACACAGGACATCTGTAAAGTAAGTCCTGTTTATTCTTAGGTCGACATATTATACAGAACATCAAAACCAAATGTATAATGTGTGGAATGTATCCTTCCTGCCGTACTTTGCATTTctgatttctcttttcttttgaagcTTGTGTCCCAGGCTCAGATGAAGAACACGGCCATGTCGGTCGTGCGCCCAAATGTCAGAGCAGAGAAGGATAAAAGCAGGTAAAGGAACGCAGAACACCACTTCCTCTAACTGGGGACTGTAGGTTCATACGAGCGCTGGGAAAAGCTTGGATGTTGAATAAATAGGAAGCCAAGTCTACTTACACACAGCTGACGCATTTTGAAATATGaaactttgttgtgttttccttttttaaattgtaatacTTCTGTAGAATGCTGTCACGAAACACAATAACATCTGATGTAATATGATGATGACGTGACATAATCAACTgtatgttctgtttttaaatgtgttctttactACATCTGTTTCAAGATGCAGGAGCCCCGTTTAATAACAAAACCTTGACTGAAATGTTCCTACTAAAGCAGACAAGATCACACTGATGCTgattacaacaaaataatatgaCATGTACTatcatttgtttatatatttgggAAATGTTTAGACAGTTAGATAgttaaggaaccccaatcttcccttctccaggccacatgctccagctccgactggggggtcccgaggcgttcccagtgaggagatataatctctccaccgagtcctgggtcttccccggggtctcctcccagttgacgtgcctggaacacctccctagggaggctcccaggtggctccttactagatgaaccacctcaactggctcctttcaacctaaaggagcagcggctctactccgagtctctcctgatggctgagcttctcaccctatctctaagggagacgccacccgcctgagaaaacacatttcggccgcttgtactcatgatctcgttctttcggtcatgacccagcctccatgaccataggtgaggggaggaacgaagatcgaccagtagatcgagagctttgccttctggctcagctctcttttcgtcacaccggtgcggtaaagtgactgcagtaccccccccccccccgctccgATTCTCCGGTCAAACtcttgctccatcgtcccctcactcgcgaacaagaccccgaggtacttgaactcctacACTTGGGGTAAGGGGTTTTTCTAATTGTGTCATGTCCTCTTCCCAGAGCTGTGAGGATGTCTGTGGTGTCAGAGAGCGAGTTCCAGAGTTTACCAAAGTACCTGAGGCAGATGACTCTGCACAACCTCAACCAGGTGGTTCACAACATCAACACCTTCACAGCAGAGAGTGAAGGTCAGTGCTACAGTACACCTGCTGTTTAAGTGTATGGACTTCAGAGgattcattaaaaatacattatttagttttttataacCACTTCCAGACTAATCCAACATGAACGTGCTGTTGGATACATCAGAACCACAGAGTTGGGCTTTCTTTAAATGTCCCATTACAGACTCAATGTTATCAAATTTGCACACGATTGTTTAACATTGcgagcacagcagcacagacagaaaccaATTATTGTCACAGGCGCACGGTGCTGCCAACTTGGTGACTTTTCAGACCCTCCATCAGGAAGAAAGGgggaaatattcaaatgtattataattcaATACTTTGCATGCTGCTCAGAGTATCAAAGCCAACAGCAGGCAGGCGGACGCCGCTCGCCGCAGGGCTGGGAGttaatataatacacacatcTATACATTCTAGTAAATGTATGTTGATTCATAAAGCagtatactttgtgtttgtataacaaaaagtacaaaaaacaacaacatgagattattattattattattattatgagcaTTTTTTGGATGACTCAGCTGCCTGATGCTTCTAATCTGTTGCTGTTCTGTGTTGCCCCCTGCAGGTGAACAGACAGAATTTCAaatggaggagctgaggagTATTTGCTTTGTTGGAATGAAGGCCCCCGTATACATCCTCTGTCTCACCGAGCTCAATAGGCTGAAGCACATGGATGGAGCCAGTAACTCCTCCGTGTACAAACTGTGCACACACAACTAAAGGTCGCTTGGATACATTACACTTTGTCCAACTGGGAACCCAAATGTAGTGTCATCCACACTCACAAGAACCTCCAGTAAATCCATCTTTTAGTTACAGAGATGCTGAGCTCTTACGCTTCTGTCAATATACTTTAGACTGTAAAAACAAGACACAATACACACCCTGACTAATGAATTTTACCAGAGCACGCCGGCTTGGTAACTGTTGTATCTAGATTGTAAATAGTTCTGATGCATGGCTTGACAATAATTTGCACGTCTGTGGTATTGTTCTGGATATGAACTCTGTATATAATAAAGTTAGAAATGCATTGCTGCACAAATTAGCTTTCTAAAGACTTTTACAATTGCAGTATATTAGAAAgatatttgattgattgatttttatgCCAACATGGACAATAAATTCTTTAAAGCAGTCATGGAACATTTAAGTACAGTTTTAAGGTACTTGTGCTTTTACTTGAATAATCTctttttatgcaactttatattACATCTGAGGCAAACATCGTTTGTatttagtggagtaaaagtatgtCAAAATCaacattacttgagtaaatgtagccTACTTATGTTATTTTCCACGTTTATATAAAGTGTTCTTTATTAATGTGAGTATAcggctgcaaaaaaaaaaaaaacctcttatAACATGATATTCCTCCTTGCACATCATCCTAAACCCTCTTGACCGCTCGTGATGCAGCAACAGCAGAAGCAGTGTTCTGTAAATGATCAGCTGCAGAACCACAatgttctgtgttctgctgtGAGCAATGAGCAGAACCACAGCTGACGGCTGGCTCAACCACAGCTGGCATTAACTGTAAACAgttgattatataatataaatgtcgAGGTAACCAGGGTAATTACGGCGAGTAGCGTTAGCATGTTTGGTAGCACCCAGCTAGCTAAACATCTAAGCTAGCCAGTTAACAGCTACTCTAATTTATCCTCCGACTGCGACTTTTGGTTGTTAATTGTGGTTTTAGCTCGTGTTATTTGGCTCCTCTTGCCATATAAAGCTAACTTTTGTGTGGGATTTCTACGAGATTTGCATTGATTATCATTTAAGACCGTTAGTGTTGTTGCAGCACCGCGTGAGTACAAGATCCTATTTCAGTGACGTAGCCCGAAGATGGACCAATCGGATTGCTGAACGCAAACGACCGTTGATGACGGTGCTacagggttttctttttttttttcagcctcTAGTCGGCCACCATTTTGGgagtcaaaacacacaacaaatagcTGCGCACACCTCCACGCTTCTCGTCGTGGCCTTACTATGGTTCACACATGTGTGGTGACAGGCTGTAGGAACAGAAGAACACCAGGCACCACGTTATCGTTCTACCGGTTCCCCCGGGACCCCGAGAGGAAGCAGCGCTGGATAGCTGCCGTTAACCGGGAGGGCTGGGTGCCGAACGACGGCAGTCGACTGTGTAGTAATCACTTCATCTCCGGTATGTACGCACTACAACACGCAGACACAAAGTATCCCTGCGTTTGCTTCCATGCAGTCTGATTCCTGCTGCCAGAATAGGAAAACATCTCATGATGGAGTCTCTTAGTGTCTTTGATATTTCTAAAGATTTcgtgtttatttttgtgtgtgtgcaaaaatgaccataaagaaacacaaaactacTACAAACGGACACAAAACGACTAAAAAGAGTCGAAACTACCAGGAAGATGCGTACATGTACTACACAGACATAAACAATGATCACACCAAACTACCACAAAGGGACACAAAACGACGTAAACGATACTTAACGACCACAGCCACCAAATTATCACAACATGCATATAAAGAGACTTTTTATTGGTTTTTagacattaaatcaaatgattTTCTAGACTATTGAGATATGTTCATTATCGATACATTTGATCaaccatttttaattggccaaTAGTTTGCAAagcttttaacatttattttgcaaaagGTAGTTTACATTATTATGAAAAGCATGTCGCATTAACTCGCATCACATTGATTTGTGCCAGTTCTGTGTAATTCTTTAAATTCATAAGGACAAGAGACTGAAGTATATTTAGTTGATAGTTTAAAAGAGTTGGAAAACTTCACGTTGTTTTCacatctctttatttatttcataatttacCTGGTGTCTGCGAGTTTTTAGTGTAGTTCTCCATCCTGTTGTTTAGAGAAACTttagcatttatttaattatgttattctTTTTCTTAAATTGGTACATTATgaacaatattttattaaagtttatGGTGCTGTAATGAAGACTTTTTGTCACCACCTCCCCATTTACTACATCCTCTTTTACACATGCAGGTAAACAGGTGAAGAATCCGCGTTCTCCAGATTATGTTCCTTCTGTGTTCACGTCCGCTCCCTTATCCCCAGAGATGAAGGAGCCAGGTGCCTTGGAGATCCTGGACAAGCAGGAAGCTCGCGTGGAGGCGGCTAACGCCTTGTTGTTCCTGCAGGGCCAGGGCCGGTCTGTGGTGGGGGAGCGGGGCCAGGGAGAGCAGTCTGaggagagggagcaggaggCCGCTGTGGAGGAAAGTGCGTCCTCTTCCCTCAGCACTGATGAAGACGATGACGACGACGATGAATCTATGAGTGACTGCAAGAAAGGAAAGTTTGCTCACACGTCTGATGCAGCGGTTAACTTTGACAACGTCCTGAAAGCCCTGAAGAAGGAGAACCAGACCCTCCGGGAGTCTCTGGACAAGATGTCCCTCTCTGAGAACTCTTTGAGGAACGATGCAGAGAAAGTAAAGTTTTACACCGGTTTGCCCAACTACTTTGTCCTGGAGACGGTCATGTGGCTGCTGGCACCTCACATGGACGGAATGAAAACCGTGAAACTCTCCAAGttccagcagctgctgctgacacTGATGCGACTCCGCCTGGACCTCCGCAACCAGGACTTGGCCTACCGCTTTGGAGTTAAAGTCGGCACGGTGACCAGAACAGTGCACCAGATGGTCACAATCATGTCCTCCACTCTGGTGCCGACAGCCGTCTTCTGGCCCTCTAGAGCCGAGCTCCGGAAAAACCTGCCGGCAGCTCTACGCTCGTCCCACCCCGACTGCGCCGTCATCATTGACTGCTTCATGGTGCCTTTTGAGGAGCCGGTTTCCCGGggcaaccagcagcagcagaggatggtGCCAAGCGCTCAGGGGGTCGGGACAAGTAATAATGTGTTAAAGTATCTGATTGGTGTGGCGCCACAAGGTGTTGTCACATTTGTCTCTCGGGGTGTGCTTGGTAATGTCAGTGACAAAAGTCTGGCTGAGGGCTGCGGGTTTCTCTGCAAGCTTCTCCCAGGCGACGTCGTATTGGCAGTGTCGTGATCTCAACATTTCAGATTCTGTGGCCGCCCGAGGAGCCTTGTTTAAAATCGCTGGCAGCTACCAAGGAGAGGCGAGCTCACCGCTGGCTGGTACTTCCTCAGAGACCTTGAGTGTGCAGAGGCATGTGGAGCGGGTGATCTCCATGGTAAAGCAGAGGTACGCTATGCTCACAGGCCCCGTCGAGAGCCCCTTCACCACGGTCTCCGAGCGCACATCGAACCTCTCAACCTTTGATAAGATTGTGCAAGTTGCTTGTGCCTTAAACAACCTGTGCATCTCTGCTGCTCCACTAGAGTGATTTGTACAGACATGCCTAGTGCTCCTTAATGCTGGTCACTTAAGTCCCCTTTACTGCGTAAGACCATATTCCACGTTCTCACACACTACAGCCCAGTGTCACATGACTCCTGTAGAAAACTGATGTATACCCGTCGACTGTAACTTACACTTTCAGTGTATGTGACATCCTGTTATCGAGGTTAGTTTGGAAATAAGAGCAAATCCAGAAACAACATTGCTAAGATGTCATTAAAGGGATGGTTTGATGTTTTGACGTGGGGTGGTATGAGCTACTTATCCTTCGTCATAGTATTTATTCGGCAGgcctccagtttggagaaacggACCGGAGTAGCTGcacagaagcaaagcaatgtactgctgtggactgAGGCTGCAGCAAAAACCTGAAGCAACCTAAATCAATCAATATCCGTTTAAGCGTGTGCTATATATTTTCAGCGTTTTACCTTGACGTGAGACGGCTATACAGTTTATGTTTACgacagggaactgaagctgcTATCTATGCGCTCGCCAAAGCCACCAGTGTTGTGTTGCTTTAGTGAATACGAACTAACCGAACCAACACAATAGTGCAAACTAACTACCCGATCGAGGCAGTGACCTTGCAACTTCTGTAGTTCTGCAGGTTAAATCACAGgttttttcaatggagtctggtggctttgaagagagcagagatgacAGCTTCAGCTCCCTGTTGGGATGGTCTGTCTGACGGCAACGTAAATCAGTgaaattctaaatatagcgcACAGTCCAGATGATTTATTGATccagatttcttcttttttttaggcAGGCCGGTTTTCTGGTGgctaaaattattatttttgctccTGGAGGGCACTGATGGATCGTACCTCATACGACCCCACTTCACAACATCCAAACTATTCCATATTTACATTAACTtatgcaaatacaaaaatacattttctttgttttgtttaggcTTTGAATGACAACTTGAGAAACTAGTACCGTTTCTTATTTCATCTTCATTAGCCATTTGTAAATATCGGGTATATAAACTGCAGTTTGGTTGATGTGGACAATGTTCCCACTAATCCAATTCTGTGCAATGGAAGAGTCTTTTTCATCCGCAGCAGCTGACTTCACCGTTTGTGGGTTAAACCAACTGTTTCTTATCAGTGAAGAACAGTatacacaacacagagagataaaacagagcagcatgCATAGTGTTGCAGCTCTTATGAGCGTTGATCCTGCCCGTCGTTCAGCATGCAGGCTAGATTTTATAACGTTGGAATGCAATCACTGCGGGATGATTGGCTACCTGTTAGCACAGACACGCAGTCTGGTTGTTAATCCAGTAGAAACGCAGCTCATTTCCAGGGTGTTTGCAACGATAGCTTCCAGGTTGACGGCACATCTTGGGATGGCAGATGTCTTCTTCAACAGGGCTTTACTGGTATTGATGAAACTTGTGGTGAAATAACTGAAACATGGATAGTCTTCACCACAGGTCAGGATGACCTACGATTCAGCACCAATGGATTGCCAGGCCAGACGGATGCTTGTCCATTCAGTGACTGTATAATAACAATGATGTCAATATTTACCACAGGTGTGCAGGTTAGCTTTTTAGTTTTATTCCAGTTCAGTGTTTTGCCAAAATGTTTAAAGCCTTCTTCATTTAATGCAAAGTTTGAGATTGCTGGTGAAGAAGGAAAGCTGACTGTTGTTTCCCAATTTGTTTTCTATTAGTATATACGTAAGTCTAACATCACGTGACTGGGAGCTTTGTTATACGTAGCCTGaaattaaagggatagttcggatgTTTGAGGTATTTATCCAGCATGTTAGGAGAAACGGACGGAAGCAGCAAGACGCATTTTAGCAACCtaaaaaacatcagtttaagtgtacgctatatttagaatatttcacTGCTCTactttgctgtcagacagccctttcctaCGGGGGTCTCTCTCTTTAAAGCCTTTGACAATAACAATGTATTTCCCTCGTGGAACAGTTGCCGGTCTACTTCGGCCTTGagctgtttgtgttattgtgtggctTCAGTGTTTTAAATGGGTTAGTTTGTCTTTGAAGAGAGCGGAGATGAAAGGGCtatctgacagcaaggtaaagcggtgaacatattctaaatatagcatacaCTTAAACCTTTCTGAAGTAGCtgtatgttttgctgctgcctccgtccacagcagtacattgctttgtttCCGTGCCAGTATTGTGTGATTGAAAGAGATGCATTATAGAAGGAATGTTGTTGTTATTCACAAACAGTGAAGTGTTAACGAGAGCTAGTCACTCTGAGGACGTACATTTCATTTGTGACGGTGTAATTACCGTCGTGTTCTGTTTTAATTTTAGCCGTACCATGAGCACACACCAGAGACGCTTCTGTTAGTTACACGACGAGCCTTGAGGCTGCAAGAAAGCTTAAATGCATTTcttatgtttttaatagtttgccCAATTTAAGCTAAGTTATGGGTTTACATGTAGTACCATAAACTGTAACGTATGTTTTTATATCTTGCGTAAAAAAACAAGACTGCTTATTAAAATGAATCttttgttgtcctgcattgcTTGTGCCTTAGTTTGTGAAGCtggttgctgctgttacagacCAGCCTGCGTCATACACTATCCGTCATTAGACCCTTTTCTGGCTCCTGCGCTAAACGTGCATAAACATTCCTTATTATTCATTTAcgttctatgtgtgtgtgtacagtaagaAATGTTCCCATGTTTTACGATCTACCATTTCATTGTGTATACATTCCGAATGATGTCAAGTAATTACACACAGATTCTCTCTTTTGAGGGTTTGTGCGTTGGTTCTGGGGAAAGGGTGTTTTGCTTCATCGGCGTGTTATGGTCGTGTTATGCTCAAGTGGAAGGTGCCTTCTTTGATGTTCCCCTCACTTTGACGGCTCTTTCCAGACCACTTGTGTTTTTCATATGCTTGTAATGTTTGATTCTCTGTGTACCTGTGAGGTCGTCTTCTGTTTGTTGGTGAGGTGATGCGTAGccatggtggtggtggtcacCGTTAATGTTAAATACCCTGTCGTCTGTCTACTGTGAAATTAATGAGCTCTGCTGAGGTTGATGGAAACATTcagaataattatttatttgtttttattgatttcacTCATACGTGCATTTTGTTCTCCATTGTGCAAACTCATTTTgtcatacaatataaataaaacaagacaaagatGCCATAacataaggtgtgtgtgtg
This portion of the Cottoperca gobio chromosome 21, fCotGob3.1, whole genome shotgun sequence genome encodes:
- the LOC115026299 gene encoding uncharacterized protein LOC115026299 isoform X1 — encoded protein: MVHTCVVTGCRNRRTPGTTLSFYRFPRDPERKQRWIAAVNREGWVPNDGSRLCSNHFISGKQVKNPRSPDYVPSVFTSAPLSPEMKEPGALEILDKQEARVEAANALLFLQGQGRSVVGERGQGEQSEEREQEAAVEESASSSLSTDEDDDDDDESMSDCKKGKFAHTSDAAVNFDNVLKALKKENQTLRESLDKMSLSENSLRNDAEKVKFYTGLPNYFVLETVMWLLAPHMDGMKTVKLSKFQQLLLTLMRLRLDLRNQDLAYRFGVKVGTVTRTVHQMVTIMSSTLVPTAVFWPSRAELRKNLPAALRSSHPDCAVIIDCFMVPFEEPVSRGNQQQQRMVPSAQGVGTSNNVLKYLIGVAPQGVVTFVSRGVLGNVSDKSLAEGCGFLCKLLPGDVVLAVS
- the LOC115026299 gene encoding THAP domain-containing protein 5 isoform X2, with the translated sequence MVHTCVVTGCRNRRTPGTTLSFYRFPRDPERKQRWIAAVNREGWVPNDGSRLCSNHFISEMKEPGALEILDKQEARVEAANALLFLQGQGRSVVGERGQGEQSEEREQEAAVEESASSSLSTDEDDDDDDESMSDCKKGKFAHTSDAAVNFDNVLKALKKENQTLRESLDKMSLSENSLRNDAEKVKFYTGLPNYFVLETVMWLLAPHMDGMKTVKLSKFQQLLLTLMRLRLDLRNQDLAYRFGVKVGTVTRTVHQMVTIMSSTLVPTAVFWPSRAELRKNLPAALRSSHPDCAVIIDCFMVPFEEPVSRGNQQQQRMVPSAQGVGTSNNVLKYLIGVAPQGVVTFVSRGVLGNVSDKSLAEGCGFLCKLLPGDVVLAVS